GCTGGAGCTGCTTAACTTCTTGGCAAGAACAAGCCTGCACTCTCACCTGGAAATTTGtgagggatttttattttaagataaattaTGTTACATGGAGCTTTTTCCCGTCAGGAACTGCTGAAACTGATGTACTCAAGGCTGCTGCCAAGAAATTTTGAACTTCTCTGGCATTCTGTATTCTTTATTCAACAGCTTATTTTTATTGGAGCCAAAATAGATTCTTAATCTTGGATTACTTAAAACACACCAAGTCTATTCAAAAGTAACAGGGAACAATTCCCTGTTTCTATTGTAAGTTTGTAATgacaaacttaaaaaataagaatttttaacagtaatgttttaaaattggGCATCTGTATACTGAGATGCATTGATTAGATTTCTTAATTCCTTTGAAATAGCTAattagaaacatattttttagaagaaaacacaaatactAAACAGCTGAGATTCTGCTGTAATTTCATAATTTTGTAAGTGCATCTTACCAAAACAGCAGTGGTGACAATCCGTCTATCCATTTAAAGTGTTATTTGTCCCATGTAGGCTCCCATCTCTGCATAACCTCAGACAAACTCTTCTGCAATGTACTTTATAGTGTCAAAAACTCAAGGCATATGAATGTCCTGTGTCCCTTTTCCACTTCTAATTATCTTAACATTAATGCAGTCCTTCTGCCAGCtaaggactgtttttttttttttttttttttgcaaaaattctgaaatgttGCTGGAGTAGCTTTTTAACAGAATTCAGGACTTGAAACAGTTTATCTTTTGTGAAATAACGGGAGTGGGGAGAGAGGGAGTGGGAAAGTGAAAGATACATACTAATGTATTTGCAAAGGGGAGGagaaaggtttttttcttttttttttcttttttttccccactagaACAGCCCTGTGACGAACAAAGGTATCTGAGAATCAGGAAGTAACCAGGCAAAGATATCTGGGAAAGTCAAATCAAAGACATTTCAGATCACTTTGTCTACTGCTCAGCATAATGGCAGCTATTTACACTATACTGGTGTTATTCCTGGCAGTTTTTGTTGCTGGATTTATATTGTTGATCATGGGGGCAATTAATTTTGATGTCTCCAACTCTGAAATTCCTCCTGGAATGAATCAACCTGTGAAGCTCCGAATCattcatattattttaatatgcatAGCTGTGGTGGTAAGTTAACTAACTGCATATGATTTCTGTGGGAAGAATGGTGAATCTGTAAATTTGGAACTTGATGCAGTCATAGAGCCTTGCTTGAATCAATTTTCAGAGAGGAAAGCAGGGCACGGCTATCATGCTGTAAGCTGCAGTTAGAAGCTCGGTTTTGTTAAAGAAACCTTTACCAGATTCTTTATATTACACTACGTTATTGCAATCAGATTCTGCCTTGCTCTTACACTAGGCAATATGGGAGCACTGGCTAACACAAGGGTCTGAAAGCGTGACTGTGCCTCTAAAACAAATTGTGCTAACCTAGTAATTTGATTAAGAATGGTTAATGGAAATGCAATAGAAACTATTTCCAACCTAGGCTCACAATATATCTGATGTCTTTGGGCCATGCTTTCAAGCTTGCTTGGAGTTAGGGGTGAGGAGTTCTGTAGTTATTCTGAAGATTAAATTAGTAACTGAACTTGCCAGGGCTGGTTTTGGGGAAAGTCGTTGCTCTTTGTCAAAGAAGTGACAACATCAGGTAACAAAGTCCAATAGAAACTCAAAGTCCAGCAGAAATTCAACTACCCTGAACCCATTTTCGTAACTTCTGAGCAGCTAAGCAGGCTTGTTTTGATGGGAATGAAGAGTTCTGGCCAGCCTGACTTCTTAGGGTGAACTGGCATGTAAAAGAGTGGGAAGCTAACAAGAGTTAAAGCTCTTACCAGCACCCAACTTTTGGTGATCTCTGCTAGCAAAGGATCTCATTGAATCAGGAATATTTTCATGTAATGATAGATGTCTTTGGGCCATGCTTTCAAGCTTGCTGATAGGAGGGCTAGGAATATGTGAGAAGTTGTGCACGAACTCCATAAATTactatagcacctctaaaagagacatattcttttaaaattacatcatatatacacacacagacatatatgtgtgtgtatatatatatacatatatatcagtTGGGAATATTCTAGATTACAGTGGATCACACTAAAGAATTCCAGCATGTATATTCTCATGCTTTGTCTCAACACAAGTTGTAATCAGAAAACACTGACTTCAATCCAGCAGTTGAAAAAGGCAGCTCTTTTTGTACCATATGTACACTGCCCATTCGTACCATAAACTAGACCTGCTGCAACATAACAcagtatgaaaaaaaacaccacacacacacaaaaaaaaataaacaagttcaATGTTAAGGTGAGAACAACTTTGTAGTTATTCCatttctgtttggaaaacagCAAATTACAATAGAATAAATCATTTCACCATGTTTGTATAGAACCAGAAATACTAAGACTAGTTTCtatagaaaattaaaatcagtACGTACAAAGCTTGTTAGTTTCTTCAGCCTCAAAATCAAATATGGAGAAGAGCTATAAACAGCCAGTCAGTGATGAATAAAACGCCTTTCACAGGTAGGTACATGTATATTGAGCAATAACACGGTACTGACAATCCACAGAAACATGGCAGTCTTTGATGGGAAACCCCTAATGTGTAATAAGAGCTTGAAGAGTTTTAAATGAGTAAAtagagtatttaaaaaaagaagttaagggctttttggttttgttttgtttttgtaacgTTACCTGGGACCTATAGTTCTCAGTTGGGTTGTTTTCACCCTTAAGTGCCTGGTGTGAGTATCACTGGCTTAAAGAAGGAGCAGGTGCTCAGGCTTACTAAATACCTCAGGAACTTCCTGCAAATATATTGCAAACACCAGTCAATATTCCTGAGATGAATCAAAAGGCAGTTATCAAATACATTCTTATCTTAACTCATCACCAGAACTGTTATCTTTCACTATGTTTTCCCACCTTCTCAGAGAGCAAAGACAGAACAGCAAATGAAAACCAAACTCATTTTCAATGGCAGGTAAAGGACCTGCTGAGAAAGCGAAGGGATATACTTCACCAGTCTTTGTTAATGCTGGATTGCCTTGGGATTAGGCTCTGTGGTGAACATGGCTTTTCATGTGACCTCTCCCGATGCTACTGTTACTTGTTCAGTTGTACTGCACCTGTAAAACTActcaaatatttaatgattcTCCTAAAAGACGTGACTTAGATATCACGAGTATGCTGACATTGCAGTTCCTTTACTTGGGAAAATACAAAATCTTCTGAGTGAATTCCCTattctttttgcctttgaaCAGGGAAAGATTTTGGAAAAGATTGGGATCTGCAGTGAGATTAACTTTGTCCGGTACATGCAAGGTGTAAGGACTCCGGGAGCAGACCAGAAGCTCTTCATCAAGGACCTGTGTTTTGGGAATGTGCCTGTAAGGATCTATCAGCCTAAGGCTCCAACTTCCAGCCAAAGGAGGGGAGTTATGTTTTTCCATGGAGGAGGATGGACACTTGGAAGTGTTGGTAAGATAACTATCAGAAAAATTACTATAATTCAGTTTAAAAAGCGACCTCATCATAAATGGTAAAGTTGATTGTTGCTTGACCTGTAGCAGTTATAGAATTTGAGTATAACCACAGAAGCTTTCAGAAGAAGGCATCTGCTATGCATTATCTGACTTCTCTTAAAGAGAAGAACAACGAGATatgagacaaaaaaacaaactgcaaacaGACAGTGAAAAGGGAAGATAAGGGGGTAAAAAAGATCTGCAGAGCTATGTTGGAAGGGTCAAAGAAAAGTagacagtatttttcttttgcaattcTTTGTCATACACAATGGACATCAGCACTgttgaggggggaaaaatcaacaacaaaagaaaaataataccaaaacaaaaacacaaatgagACTGTTTCTTTCAGACACTCACGAAAACCTATGCCGCTTGCTTGCCCGAGAAAGTGACTCAGTGGTTGTATCTGTTGGGTGAGTCTTTTCTTATGCCATATTTTAAGAGATTATTTCCTACACTGTGAATAGCACCTTATAGCTAGCCTGATCATAGCAACAACCATTCCCAGTAGATATTTCCAAAGGACTTGTCAGGCATGTGCTTTTGCAAATTTCCTCTGCTCTTGTTTGAAACCACCAAAGACTGACTCAGTTTTTACTGTCTGATCAAATCACAAATAATGCTTATGAATATTTAACTGGAAAAAGAAGGACATGCTTTTAATTCCCACCTAAAAATTGATAGTAAACAGACAGTAAGTCAAATATTCTACTTAACCCTCGTTCAAAGAAAATACTTGCTGCTTACAGGAGCATTACATGAATGACAAGCTAATATTATCATCAATATACTAACAGCTATTTGGATGATGATGATAGAGTTGGAGCAAGAAAGACATAGAAAGGAAATACTCTCATTGCTACTTGACACATGTGAAGGTGAAGCATAAACTGATTAAACAACTGCCCATAAAACCTGGACTTAATTAGCAGCTGAGTAGTCCTGTGTTGTTCAATACCTGAGCAATGCCACAAAAATTGATGATGGTCCTGACAAATTAACCTCTACTACCTGAAGCTACTACTCACAGTTTATTTAAGAAAACCTatggagaaagggaaaattctAAGGCAATCCATGTATTGCTGGTTGCAAGAATCAGTATTTTCAGCAATACGTTTAAAATTaacaacattttcttctctttcttttgttgtcTCCTTCTGCGTTAACAGGTACCGCTTAGCTCCTGAACACAAATACCCTGCTGCGTATGAAGACTGTCTTAATGCTGCCATACACTTCATGAGGAACACAGAGCACTACGGGGTGGACCCTGCCCGTATAAGTGTCTGTGGGGACAGTGCAGGGGGCAATCTAGCAGCTGCCGTTAGCCAGACCCTGGCAGGAAGATCAGACCTCCCCAAGCTACGTGCTCAGATCTTGATCTACCCACACCTTCAGGCACTGGACTTCAATTTGCCTTCCTATCAGCAAAATCAGAGAGTCCCTCTCTTATTCCGAGAACgttctgctttttttgctttgctgtacCTAAATGGGGATGCATCACATATTGAAGAGGTCTTAGAGGGCTCTCATATTCCTGTagatattaaattaaattatatgaaGTGGGTGAGTGCAGACAACATCCCTGAAAAATTTAAGGCCAGAGGCTACAAACCACATGTGCTACTTGACTGTCCAACTGCAGTTTATGAGACAATGAAAAGATTCTGTGAGCCCAGCCTGTGTCCCTTGCTAGCTGAAGATGCTGTTATTCAGCAGCTGCCAGAGTCTTTCATCTTGACTTGTGAGTATGATGTGCTGAGGGACGACGGCTTGCTGTACAAGAAGAGACTGGAGGACAATGGAGTTCGAGTGACCTGGTACCACCTTGAGGATGGATTCCATGGAATCATCAGCTTTTCTAACAGTGACTGGATGTCCTTCTCATCTGGAGAAAGGGGTCTCAACAATATTGTGAACTTCCTAAAAAGCTTATAGAaacaaatttttttctttccataataATTACCAATTTTCTGCGTTCATGCGTGCTCCTAAAATCCATGTAAGAGGTTTAGATAGGACAGTTTCAGAGTAATTATGCCAGCGTGATCACTCCAGAAGTATATTTAAAGAATGTTGTGAAAGTTTAGTTTAGCGTGATTTGAAATGTTCCATATGCAGTCTCTATTTTAATGATCTATTTGGACTAGGCTCTTGCTACTTTCTCTGTAAATATTAAAGATGCTGTAAAATTTTAAATCAACATCTGGTCTGACCCATTTCATTCAATTATGATCTATGCTTTTATCCTTCCTAGAAGACTAAGTGCGTTTCAGCTAAGGAGAAAGGTACTGATACGACAATACTATAAATCAGTGCCTTTGCTATATGTTGCACATAGCTTCCAACCCTAAGAGTCCCACTCACCATCTTCCATAAAATTTCCATGGGCTGGGCAACTGGTATTTTAGACTTGCAAAAATGGAGTCAAAACCGCAACCACCCCTGACAGCGTTCCTCTGTTAACAGCTTtgtgcagagagcaatggaggACCTTTGAAATGCTCTAAGTATGTTCCTACATTTATCAGACATACGAGTGCGTTGATAAGCTTGtttcaatatttaaatactCTAAGAACAAAACAAGGTCAACACATTTACTTTTGTAGAGCCCATGTTAgccagcttttttcctttttaaatgccCTTGTTAAGACTATATACTCCAAACTACTTAAAGAATGTCTATAACACAAGAAGCAGTCTGTTGTGGCTGCAGATCATACGCAAGAGACAAGTTAACCTCTACGTTAGTTGGCTTGCTCCTCTTGTAAACAGCAACACATATCCACAATCCAAGAATGCCATGTAGTCTACCACGCCCTTTATCAATCCCACAATTAACAAGACACTAAACAGGAAATTAAACACgttttcttctgcctcttctCCAATGTGATGCATGCTGGCACCTTGCGCAACATCTCCAAGGACTTTTAAGCGTGACAGCTGGAGGAACTTGTTTGAACTTGGACTGCTCTAAGAGTCCACGTTATCTGAGAAAACTAAATCAAAGATAGGCATAGAGACACCTCATCTTTTGTTAAGTGAAATGGCATTTTTTTATATACTGTCAGTGATACTGCTGGTGATTTTTACTGCTTCATTCATAACAGCAATTAGGACAACAATTCAGTCTGACTACCCCAATGTCAGTATCCCTCCTGGAGTGAATCATCCTGGAAAGCTTCGAATTGTCCTTGCTTTTATGATTAGTACATCTGCTGTGGTGAGTTACTTTGCCGTTATTTCTGCCAGAAGTGggatttagtttttttttttttttggtcacgttatatatataattagcTGGATCCTGCTAGCAGCATTAACACTTAaatgaaagctttctttttatttttattttttcttttttattttggttgttAGCTTCAGAGGGCAgtttttcagaagcatttcTATCAGACCTCAGATAGTTTCATTCAGGATTTCCCTATTAACTTAAGGGTGAAGCCAACCATGAGCCCGAACAGTATCTGCTGAGCTCTCCTATCTcaatttaaatgaattatttattaacagcaaaatggctttgatttttgttttcgcTAAGCACAGGCGATGTTTTCGGGGCATTCATGGGGCTTTCCAGTAACGCTGGTAGGCGGCCAGGTGCTTTTTAAGCAGCTAAAACAAGAGACTCCTGGGAAACCTTGGAGGGATGACATCTGGGCTGGAAGGTGGTAAGTGGTGGGAGGCTGGTACGAAGCCGTAGGACTTGGTGACACTGAGAAGGGAACACCCAGGCTTCTTCCCCACAGCTTGTTGCCTGACAGGGCATGGGGTCAACGCGTGGGCCTACCTGCTCAGGCGCGCGGTGCCAAAGCAACCCCGCTCCCCCAGGCCCGCAGCCTCGCAGGGGACCGCCACGGCTCCATCTTCTCCCGTGACAGACTTTCTGCTGAGGACCCAGCCGGAGCAGCCGCCAAAGGCGAGGGTAGCGGCGAGCGGCTCCGGAGGAGGCTGAATCCCGCTACCACGAAGCCTGGATGCCCCCGCAGCGGCCGGGGGAAGGCAGGCGCAGGGTCTCCCCTCACGGCAACCTGCCCGGCGGCCGGGCTCGGCAGCGCGGCAGCCTCCCCTCAGGCGGCCGCCCGCTGCcccggggaggaggggggggggggcgccccgCGCTCAGCCCgcctctcctccctctctccgAACAGGGGCTGATTTTGGAGAAGCTGGGGGTGTGCACGAAGATCGCCTTCACCCGCTACATGCGCTCCGGGAGGAAGCTGGGGCCGGACCCGCAGCTCTCGCTGGTGGACGCGCGGTTTGGCCGGGTGCCGGTGAGGCTCTACCGGCCCCGGGCGCCATCTGCCGGCCTGAGGCCGGGCGCCATCTTCTTCCACGGCGGCGGCTGGCTGTACTGCAGCATCGGTAGGGCGCCTCGGGGCGTTGGCGGCCCCCAACGCAGCCCTGAGCTGCCGCCGCCGGCTTCTTGAGGTGTGAGGGGGACGAATTTCTCCTCCCCGGCACCCTGGGCTGGAATCTGGCGCAGCTTCCCCGTTAGGCTCGGCAGCGGAGGGCTgcgggcggagcggggctgccCGCCTggcggggagggaaggggctgaggggaaaagggagaaggggagggaaggggctgcgAGAGGGGCTGTGAGAGGGggtgaggggccgggggggcacgGCCAGGGTGGGACAAGGCGGCCGCTGTCCCCCCCGAGCCTCAGCAGCTAACGCACTGCCACCTCTTGCAGACTCCCATGAGAACATCTGCCGATACATCGCCAAAAAAAGCGAGTCGGTGGTGGTGTCTGTGGGGTGAGTTCAGTCCACACTCCCCTTCTGAAGTacgtatatatatgtatatatggcttttctccttctctgctgATGCAGAGAGACTGCAAACAGACCCGCTCGTAACCTTCAGGTATCCCTCAGCACAACGCAGAACTATGCTGGCACCACACGAAAAGGAGGAATGCTTCTTAGAAGAGTTTTCTAAGGAGCTAAATGACTAATGAACAAACCTGGAAGGCAGTGGTTCAGTAATCTGTTTAGTTAGATATATACTACAGTGAGGTTTCTAACACAGTCAAATGGTAATATATAAAACTggtaagacagaaaaataaaactgcctcAATtgcttaaataaagaaaaataaaatttaataattcTCAAAGACATACACTAAGTGAAGGTGAGGTGCAGCCTGATTAAATTACATTATCCACAAGGAAGATGCACTCTACACCAGAAGATCACAATGAACTTGTATCACTCATGTTCTACTCAGGGTTCTTCTAAGAAAAAGTTCACAGTGATGCTATGTCCTTGCAACTTATCTGTGATAAATTGCTGGAGAAATACATGATTATCAGagtatttcattgttttttgctgaacaaaaaatattgcaaGTTATGACGAAATGCAGGATGCTAGGAAAATTGTATTTATAGTTAAGACTGTTCCATCTCTTACTcttcttgtttcctttgttttaggTACCGTTTAGCTCCTGAACACAAATACCCTGCTGCGTATGAAGACTGTCTTAATGCTGCCATACACTTCATGAGGAACACTGAGCACTACGGGGTGGACCCTACCCGTATAAGTGTCTGTGGGGACAGTGCAGGGGGCAATCTAGCAGCTGCCGTTAGCCAGACCCTGGCAGGAAGATCAGACCTCCCCAAGCTACGCGCTCAGATCTTGATCTACCCAGGCCTTCAGGCGCTGGACTTCAATTTACCTTCCTATCAGCAAAATCGAGGAGTCCCTCTCTTATTCCGAGAACgtgctgctttttttgctttgcagtaCCTAAATGGGGATGCATCACATATGGAAGAGCTCTTGGAGGGCTCTCATATTCCTCCAGATATAAGGCTGAAGTACAGGAAGTGGGTGAGTGCAGACAACATCCCTGAAAAATTTAAGGCCAGAGGCTACAGACCACACAAACCTCGTGAATTCAAGGCTGAAATTTTTGAGGAATTTAAGAGGAAATTTGAACCCAGCCTGTGTCCCTTGCTAGCTGAAGATGCTGTTATTCAGCAGCTGCCAGAGTCTTTCATCTTGACTTGTGAGTATGATGTGCTGAGGGACGACGGCTTGCTGTACAAGAAGAGACTGGAGGACAATGGAGTTCGAGTGACCTGGTACCACCTTGAGGATGGATTCCATGGAATCATGAGCCTATATGGTTATCAAATTTTGAAATTTCCTTCTGCAAAAAGAGGACTGGACAGCGTTGTTAAATTTATAAAGGGCCTGTAGAAACAACTTTCTTTGGTAATGTTTCTCTATCTAAGAAAATCAGTGGAAGTTCCCAAATCTTGGATAGTAATTGTCAGCAAAAACATGATACCCCTTGATGTAAAAAATACCAATTTTGAAATTAGTGAACTTCAAATCCCATCTGAACAGTGGTCTTTGTCCTTGTGAGACTATTGAGAGCTTAGCCTTTATGGTTTTAGCATTTTCCACAGGCTATTTTTCAATTTCCCATCAAAACAGCATGTGATTGATTACTtgtgtttaattaaaagatGATTTATGTCCATGTAAACATTTTTCATGGAATGATTTCGATTTAATAACTCCTGTGAATTACAGCCAGGATCTTTGTGATGTTCATTTGATAAGCTACAAAGAATGACTTTATCCTATTTAGATAAAAAACGCAAGTTACGTACATAGTGAGCTGGAGGGAAGTTAGAGGAAAGctacagaaaaagaggaagagatcaAAGTCTCTGCAAGGAGATTCAATGTATACAGTGGGCATTGCAGAACCACATCTGCAAGAAGAGTAGCTGTAGAAGGCCTGTGTTAATTTGGGTCACCTTCTTGAAAGCAAGTAAGGCCAGCCCTGATTTTGAAATTACCATGGCTCTATAAACTCCTAGTTCATATTGGGATGTCTCCACTATGCCCTCAGAAGCTTAGGGCAAGAGATATTGGTTGAGAGGGAGCACTTAAGGACAGGTTTTAGAAGGACAGTATCAATCAGGGAACTGGGCTCCTGATCAGTGTATTGTAAAAGGCTGAGcttaaagagagagaaaatgtgaaCCAAAATATTCTCATGTTATTTCAGAGTGAGGTTCCCTGTGCTGTGACTTTTCTCCATGTTTTGAGTTTTCATTAGAGGACAAGGCAGTGCTGCATCACTTGATTTCACGCTTTATTGTACTCTGCTGATGAAAGCAATGAGAAACAGAGGTGAATGTATTCAAAATCTTAagactgaggaaaagaaaatcctattaaaaaaaaaaaaaagaaaaagcaaatcatAAAATCTCTGATTTCCCTAGTCTTTACAGAACAAATGCTATATTTCAGATTTCCCTGGGTGTACACAGAGGTGACGTTGAAAGCTTTCTCCTGAAATTCACCAGAGTAAGGTTCTTCTTTTAATAACAGCTAAAATTCCTGAGCAATTATGGGTCTGTCTGTTGAAGCACATTTATCAGTGGTACCTGCTCGTAGCAGAGAACCTTTTTATGAAAGACGTAATTGAAAAGCTAGCATAGCCAGTGGGTAAGAGTCATTATTCATGAAATCTGAGCTGTCACCTCTTTGCAGTGCTTGCCTTGCCCTTCCAGCAGGCCGCCTTTGGACAGCGAAAACCTAAATTTAAGGGATGCTCGCAGCGATTTGAGGACGGAGCGGGCAGGAGCGCGGGTGCCCCGCCGGGCTGCGGCTCCGCAGAGGCTCAGGCTCTCGGCGAACGAGCTCAGGACCGGGACGCAGGGCTCAGGACCGGGACGTGCAGCTCAGCACCGGGACGCGCGGCTGAGGCCGTGCCTCCCGGCACCCAGATTACGCCCGTGTGCCGCCAGCAGCGCGGCCGCCCCCCGGTGCTCGCTGGCCGCCCGCACCATGACCCCGGCGGCGGCTTTGCGGAGCTGTCACAAACGGGGCCGTGACGCCGCCGGCCTGCAGGGGCGGGGGGGGTCCGGAGGGGGAAGCGGCCGCTgccgggccccgccgcgggccggggagccccgcggggccgccgccgggccATGGCGCTGCTGGCGGCgctgctactgctgctgctgctgctcctgcccctggcGGCGCTGGTGCTGGGCACGGTGCTCCTCGGGCTGCCCAGCTACGAGATCCCGCCCGGGGTGAACCAGCCCGCTAAGCTGCGCCTGGTCCTGGCTGTCCTCCTCGGCACGGCGGCCCTGGTGAGTCCCGCGACCGCCCCGCGGAGCGCTGCGGGGACCCCCgggcgcccccagccccggccccgggagccgcccccccccccccggcacgcCCCGGCCCCCCGCACCCCGAGCCGGTTCCTCGGAGGAGCGTGCGGGGCCGGCGGAACCCAGCGGGAGCCGAGCCGGGGGTCGCCCACCAGGTGCCCGCAGGGGaaggcagctcctggggcagggggggaaACCGCAGCCCCTTCGGCCGCTCCTGCG
The DNA window shown above is from Anas platyrhynchos isolate ZD024472 breed Pekin duck chromosome 22, IASCAAS_PekinDuck_T2T, whole genome shotgun sequence and carries:
- the LOC119713441 gene encoding arylacetamide deacetylase-like 4 isoform X1, which produces MAAIYTILVLFLAVFVAGFILLIMGAINFDVSNSEIPPGMNQPVKLRIIHIILICIAVVGKILEKIGICSEINFVRYMQGVRTPGADQKLFIKDLCFGNVPVRIYQPKAPTSSQRRGVMFFHGGGWTLGSVDTHENLCRLLARESDSVVVSVGYRLAPEHKYPAAYEDCLNAAIHFMRNTEHYGVDPARISVCGDSAGGNLAAAVSQTLAGRSDLPKLRAQILIYPHLQALDFNLPSYQQNQRVPLLFRERSAFFALLYLNGDASHIEEVLEGSHIPVDIKLNYMKWVSADNIPEKFKARGYKPHVLLDCPTAVYETMKRFCEPSLCPLLAEDAVIQQLPESFILTCEYDVLRDDGLLYKKRLEDNGVRVTWYHLEDGFHGIISFSNSDWMSFSSGERGLNNIVNFLKSL
- the LOC119713441 gene encoding arylacetamide deacetylase-like 4 isoform X2, whose product is MNQKAVIKYILILTHHQNCYLSLCFPTFSESKDRTANENQTHFQWQGKILEKIGICSEINFVRYMQGVRTPGADQKLFIKDLCFGNVPVRIYQPKAPTSSQRRGVMFFHGGGWTLGSVDTHENLCRLLARESDSVVVSVGYRLAPEHKYPAAYEDCLNAAIHFMRNTEHYGVDPARISVCGDSAGGNLAAAVSQTLAGRSDLPKLRAQILIYPHLQALDFNLPSYQQNQRVPLLFRERSAFFALLYLNGDASHIEEVLEGSHIPVDIKLNYMKWVSADNIPEKFKARGYKPHVLLDCPTAVYETMKRFCEPSLCPLLAEDAVIQQLPESFILTCEYDVLRDDGLLYKKRLEDNGVRVTWYHLEDGFHGIISFSNSDWMSFSSGERGLNNIVNFLKSL
- the LOC113839715 gene encoding arylacetamide deacetylase-like 4 isoform X1, which encodes MAFFYILSVILLVIFTASFITAIRTTIQSDYPNVSIPPGVNHPGKLRIVLAFMISTSAVGLILEKLGVCTKIAFTRYMRSGRKLGPDPQLSLVDARFGRVPVRLYRPRAPSAGLRPGAIFFHGGGWLYCSIDSHENICRYIAKKSESVVVSVGYRLAPEHKYPAAYEDCLNAAIHFMRNTEHYGVDPTRISVCGDSAGGNLAAAVSQTLAGRSDLPKLRAQILIYPGLQALDFNLPSYQQNRGVPLLFRERAAFFALQYLNGDASHMEELLEGSHIPPDIRLKYRKWVSADNIPEKFKARGYRPHKPREFKAEIFEEFKRKFEPSLCPLLAEDAVIQQLPESFILTCEYDVLRDDGLLYKKRLEDNGVRVTWYHLEDGFHGIMSLYGYQILKFPSAKRGLDSVVKFIKGL
- the LOC113839715 gene encoding arylacetamide deacetylase-like 4 isoform X2 is translated as MRSGRKLGPDPQLSLVDARFGRVPVRLYRPRAPSAGLRPGAIFFHGGGWLYCSIDSHENICRYIAKKSESVVVSVGYRLAPEHKYPAAYEDCLNAAIHFMRNTEHYGVDPTRISVCGDSAGGNLAAAVSQTLAGRSDLPKLRAQILIYPGLQALDFNLPSYQQNRGVPLLFRERAAFFALQYLNGDASHMEELLEGSHIPPDIRLKYRKWVSADNIPEKFKARGYRPHKPREFKAEIFEEFKRKFEPSLCPLLAEDAVIQQLPESFILTCEYDVLRDDGLLYKKRLEDNGVRVTWYHLEDGFHGIMSLYGYQILKFPSAKRGLDSVVKFIKGL